A genomic stretch from Thermodesulfatator atlanticus DSM 21156 includes:
- a CDS encoding YbaB/EbfC family nucleoid-associated protein: MQNMQSLMRQVQKMQKKIAELQEELAKKTVEASAGGGMVTAVVNGRQELVAIKIDPEVVNPEDIDMLQDLIVAAVNEGIRRSQEMVEQEMAKITGGLKIPGLF, from the coding sequence ATGCAGAACATGCAAAGCTTGATGCGCCAGGTCCAGAAAATGCAAAAAAAGATAGCTGAACTCCAAGAAGAGCTTGCCAAAAAGACTGTTGAAGCCTCTGCTGGAGGAGGTATGGTGACCGCAGTGGTAAATGGTCGCCAGGAGCTTGTAGCCATCAAGATAGACCCCGAAGTAGTTAATCCAGAAGACATTGATATGCTTCAAGACCTGATCGTCGCTGCGGTAAACGAGGGCATTAGGCGTTCTCAGGAAATGGTTGAACAGGAAATGGCTAAAATTACAGGCGGGCTTAAAATCCCGGGGCTTTTTTAA
- the dnaX gene encoding DNA polymerase III subunit gamma/tau, protein MGYLVLARKYRPQTFAEVVGQEHVVRTLKNAISQNRVAHALLFSGIRGVGKTTIARILAKALNCDKGPAEEPCNECSACREITEGRAVDVQEIDAASNRGIDEIRELRENVKFPPSRLRTKVYIIDEAHMLTREAFNALLKTLEEPPPHVKFVLATTEPHKIPVTILSRCQRYDFRRLSFAKLVSFLAQVCDKENVSIEENALEIIAREAEGSVRDALSLLDQAISSGVRTAEDARELFGLADNFLLEQLARAIIARDLASCFSLVNQAYEQGLDLTFLAQDLVEFFRNLLALRSSSGRVVLDIPESELSLLRELSLEVEPQELLILFQTLLAGFEALRRSPVPKLSLELMLAKACEIGQVVALDKLFEKIAEIKAFVPSSEISSEKAEPSAQKTKAQDVSWEEFVTKLKEEKPTLGALFETLSPPSQDGNKLVLVAPEHPLLEDKDALLRVKELAFELLKRPLEIQVHHEEESSSKRQKLVEKPIVQDTLKIFGGRIAKVKIYEKE, encoded by the coding sequence ATGGGATATCTTGTTTTAGCACGGAAATATCGGCCCCAGACTTTTGCCGAGGTCGTTGGCCAAGAACATGTCGTGCGCACCCTTAAAAACGCCATATCCCAAAACCGCGTGGCGCATGCCCTGCTTTTTTCGGGCATCCGCGGTGTAGGTAAGACTACCATAGCTCGCATTCTTGCCAAGGCCCTTAATTGCGATAAAGGGCCTGCTGAGGAACCCTGCAATGAATGTAGCGCCTGTCGCGAAATAACCGAAGGCCGCGCAGTAGATGTTCAGGAGATCGACGCCGCTTCTAACCGTGGCATAGACGAAATCCGCGAACTCCGCGAAAACGTAAAGTTTCCGCCTTCTCGCCTGCGCACCAAGGTTTATATTATCGACGAAGCCCACATGCTTACCCGCGAGGCCTTTAACGCCCTACTTAAGACCCTAGAAGAACCACCTCCTCACGTAAAATTTGTCCTCGCCACTACAGAGCCTCATAAGATTCCAGTAACAATTCTCTCCCGCTGTCAGCGCTATGATTTTCGCAGGCTCTCCTTTGCCAAGCTTGTTTCTTTTCTTGCTCAAGTTTGTGATAAAGAAAACGTATCCATAGAAGAAAACGCTTTGGAAATAATAGCCCGTGAAGCCGAGGGTAGTGTGCGAGATGCCCTTTCTCTACTTGACCAGGCAATTTCTTCAGGAGTGCGTACGGCAGAAGATGCCCGCGAACTCTTTGGACTGGCAGATAATTTTCTTCTTGAGCAATTGGCTCGGGCTATAATTGCGCGGGATTTAGCTTCTTGTTTTAGCCTTGTAAATCAAGCCTATGAGCAAGGTCTTGATTTGACTTTTCTAGCCCAGGATTTAGTTGAATTTTTTCGCAATCTCCTTGCGTTAAGAAGCTCTTCTGGACGTGTGGTGCTCGATATTCCAGAAAGTGAGCTTTCCCTTTTAAGAGAACTCTCCCTGGAGGTAGAACCCCAGGAGCTTCTTATCCTTTTCCAGACTCTCCTTGCTGGTTTTGAGGCTCTTAGAAGAAGCCCTGTTCCTAAACTATCCCTTGAGCTGATGCTAGCTAAGGCCTGTGAAATAGGACAAGTAGTCGCCCTTGATAAACTCTTTGAAAAAATAGCAGAGATCAAAGCCTTCGTTCCTTCTTCAGAGATTTCGTCTGAAAAGGCTGAACCCTCAGCGCAAAAAACAAAAGCTCAAGATGTTTCTTGGGAAGAATTTGTTACCAAGCTTAAGGAAGAAAAACCTACCCTGGGGGCCCTTTTTGAAACCCTTTCGCCGCCGAGTCAGGACGGGAACAAACTGGTTTTAGTGGCTCCAGAACATCCTCTATTAGAGGACAAAGACGCCCTTTTACGTGTAAAAGAACTTGCCTTTGAATTGTTGAAAAGGCCCCTTGAAATTCAGGTACACCACGAAGAAGAGTCTTCCTCAAAGCGACAAAAGTTGGTAGAAAAGCCAATTGTTCAAGACACCCTTAAAATTTTTGGGGGACGCATTGCCAAAGTAAAAATCTATGAAAAGGAGTAA
- the recR gene encoding recombination mediator RecR, translating to MAFPDPLKRVIKNLAALPGLGEKSATRLALYLLSRPRDEIKELAFSLLEMSQKVRLCRRCFNFAAEDLCPICQDPERDSSILCVVEDPASLSAIEKAGVYQGLYHVLHGVLSPRDGIGPKELRLPALFSRIEQENISEILIALSPTVAGEATASYLVQALKEFPIKITRLACGVPMGMDVKYADKLTLKRALEARQPF from the coding sequence ATGGCGTTTCCTGATCCTTTAAAAAGGGTCATTAAAAACCTAGCAGCATTACCTGGTCTTGGGGAAAAGTCAGCCACCAGGCTTGCACTCTATCTTTTGAGCCGCCCTCGAGATGAAATAAAAGAACTTGCCTTTAGCCTTTTAGAGATGAGCCAGAAGGTGCGGCTCTGTAGGCGATGTTTTAACTTTGCCGCAGAAGATCTCTGCCCTATTTGTCAGGATCCAGAAAGGGATAGCTCTATTCTCTGTGTAGTGGAAGATCCGGCTTCTTTGTCTGCCATAGAAAAGGCAGGGGTTTATCAGGGCCTTTACCACGTGCTCCATGGGGTACTTTCCCCAAGAGATGGTATAGGCCCTAAAGAATTGCGCCTTCCTGCTTTATTCTCGCGCATTGAGCAGGAAAACATAAGCGAAATCCTCATCGCCTTATCTCCTACCGTGGCAGGCGAAGCCACGGCTTCTTATCTGGTTCAGGCGCTTAAGGAATTTCCCATAAAGATTACGCGTCTTGCGTGCGGGGTCCCTATGGGAATGGATGTCAAATATGCGGATAAATTAACCTTAAAAAGGGCCCTTGAAGCCCGGCAGCCATTTTAG